GCATAGCCCATTCCAGGCAAGATAATTGAAAAAATGGAAATAATATGAATATTTTCCGCAAGTTCAGGGAACACGGTCAGACTCCTTTTCCGTTCAACGAAATTGTTACACAAATTTTCCTAATTAGTCCTTTATAAGCATTTTAGCTAACAATTGCTTATTTCGAACTTGTTAGGAGTGTTATATCTTAATCATGTTTATTAACTAGGTAGTGTTAGCAACAAATTACCAACGTGtgataataaaaattataaaataatatatatcatTATTCAAGTGCAAAATCTTCTAAATTCCATCTTTTCCCCTCCAaaatttatacatatatataatttttgaaagTCTAGATACAGTTTATGTTTTACTAggaatatataaattttataaatatattattagaATGTAAGATGTTATAAAGTTTATCCGTTAAATCTTGCCTTTTTTATTCCATTGCTATTCACTAGTACTTGGTTATTAGTTCTATTTTTGAGTCCACTCACTCAAAATTAATGAAAACCGTAAACTTGTTTAACAACACACTGATCTTCTTTAACAACCAAATCCTCCTAAGCTAATAGTGAAACCCAGTTTAACCACAACCTCTTAAACCCTGGAAGACCTTAGTGGTTCTCTCAGTATTGGTAATTTGTTTGTTAACTAGGTGCAAGGTGGTGTTAACTACAACTGCTAAACTAGGAACCTGTTTAAGAGTAATAGTGGTAAAAGTATTTATCACTATACACATAACTGAAATTATGTGTAACTTGGTTGATCATTGAGTAAGGGTATTATATAGAAGTGCCTATTGGTCAGTGAGAAGGCAATGATTTCCCTTAGATCATTTAAGTGACCATGTTAAGAAAAAAATTGAATGACGTGTGTTGTTTCTAAGGTGTAACATAAATACACGACACTGTGGTAATAATTCGCAACCTATGCTAAGAGCAGTGCTCGCGAAACCTGTTGTCTCCGAACAAACTTAGACAAGTGAAGATATCTGAATTCTTATGTATCTTTTCAAGTACCGAATGTTCTGTATTCTTTAAATTAAACGTTAAGCACTTAAAGGTAGTGTGCATGGCTGTCTCACTGTATTCCATATGTTTTTCTTGTTTGATTGACAAATTCATCATGCATATAGCTATCTATTCCAATTTTCTAGCGTGATTTGAGATACCAGGAAATCAGGGGTATTTGTAGTATAGATTTGTTTTTAAGTTGTTAATTAATATTATAGACTTTTAAAGGCTTTGACTTCTCATAGTGCACGTAATAGTAATTGATGTTTTCTGGTACAAAAAATGTGTCAGCAATACAATACTTCAGGTTAAcaaatttcagatttttaattGTTTTTTTAATTTAGTTTAAGAGTAAACTTGGGCATGTGACACAATGGTTTAGGGTTATTGTTAGATTACCATAATTGACCAAGGAATTCACTAATTTGTGCCCGGAGAAAGGTTGGACATTGTACAAGTTCCCTTGAGTTTTAGCGTGATGTGAATTGTGAGTTAAGTAATTATTACTTCGATTTCAAGAATCGTTTCCATGCCAGTAAAAACCTATAAAAAATTTTGATCTGCGCTTTTTGTCAGCTCATCTTTATCTCCATAAATATATGATACATGCAATATTAAAAAAAACTTAtgttattaatatttattttatttgtaaaGAGTAAGATTTGATTAAATGCAAACAAACTCAGCTATCTCAACCTTTTACATATGTAATCGATTTAGGTAATATATTTAAATCTGTGATATTCAGCTATCACAACCTCGTAAATCTATGATACTCATCTATCTCATCTCTCAACCTTGTAATTGACTTCTGTAGTTATGCCCCTTCGTAGACTTCTTTTAATATGAAAATCATATTCCTTGCTATTTGGTTTTAGTGCAGTTCACTTGCTTTTCACTTGGCATCCCGCTCGTATTAATAATCAGTGTGCAGCTGAGTTGGCAAGGCTGTGAGGGTTCAATTTAATCTTTTAAGGAGACAACACGGAATCGTTAGTAATCCATCTGCCATCACTCAGATGTGCAGCTAATGTGTTACACTTTCCCTCTGGCAATATCTGTTTGTTTCATGTATATTCATTATATGACATTGACACCAAAACCCATGTTGGCCTGATAATCTACAAATTTTAAGTCTTAGTGAGACCTACATATTCTAATCTTAAGACTTTAACGTGGAAATTGTGTATGTCTGTACCAAGTATGGTATGCTATGTTACTTTAATAAATATCAATGTCTATTTTATGTTTTGATACTTCTTTGTCTTTTACCAAATGATTCATTCAAATGCAATAAACATATTTGGTAACAGCTTTTAAATGCTTATATACTCTTGTATGTGTTTCATTTTTACTATTTAGCTTTAATCAATTTCTGTTATTTAGAATTCTGAGTTCGTTTTTCCTCTTGAACATGTAGGTTCTAATCCAGAGGTTTTTCTTGCAGCTTGCACAGGAGTGTTGTTGCTGAAGACATAAACAAGTTAAAAATGTGCATTAGCATTTAGCTATCAGTATAATCTGTCACCGAACAGCATCTCTACagttttttgattttttttaaaatataaggTAACACCGAAGCTTGTAAAATTCAAGAAATTTGTAGCATGTCTTTGACCAGACTGTGATAGACTGTTCTTTTTCCATTAGCAGTGTAGTTAGTCATGTTCTTGGTACCGAGCCCATGTAGCTTTTGTGGACACAGAAGATCTTATATCCATAGTTGTACATTTCAGTGGAATTGTTTTTCCAAAACATATCTATACATGTTAAAATGTATATGATCTATTAGTGTGTTTCCTAAACACCTCTGTGTTTTGGGGAAGTTAGTTGTTCAACAAGGAATCATTGAACGATCTTGCTCTTAATATTATTGACACATTTAACACCGTTCGATTGTGAGTTTCTGCCCTTTGTTTAGTTATCTTGGTGACCCACTGTTGCTCTATAGTTTGTGGCCCTTAAACGATTTGTTGCTTCCGAGGGGAGTGTAAAATGTACATGATCCATTTTGCGGTTCCCTCAAAACCTTCATTTAGGATTCTGGCAGAGGTGGTCATCCATCATGGCAAATGTAATTGTAAAGATGTTAATTTGTGTATCCATTCAAACATGTCTGTATTACTGTATATCAATTTATATTAAACATTGGCTTGCTAATATTACCAAACGACGTTTTGTTCCTGCCTTTGCTCTTTGCCGGGCAAAATGCTAGGTCTAGGACGACGTTTTATTCCTGGCTTTGCTCTTTGCCGAGCAAAATGTTAGGTCTAGGATGTCTGCTTTGCTCTTTGCCGAGTAAAATGCTAGGTCTAGGATGTCTTTCTTTACGGGTAGGTCATTTCAAAGGCCGCCAGAAATCAGCAAAATTGCTAGGTCTGGGATGTCTTCCTTTATGAGTATGCCAGGCCGTGTACAGAGAAATGAGAAAGAAAATAACTAATACTATCTTCGTCCCCTCATTTCTTTAAAGTTTTTTCCACATGCTTGATACACACATTTTAAGACAACTATAAAGTATATTTCtgtaatttatttataaaattttcttaTGTTGTATAAAAGTTTGAAAATCATATtattatttaaaagaaaaaaaaattttgCAACTACATTTAATAAGAATAAAAACATTAAAGTGTGTACCGAGCCCTTAGGGGGGAGAGGGAGTACCACATAACCAAGAACAATTGATGCTCAGTCTATAGGTTGGTGTTATCTATGTACAATACTTATTTGCCATCATAACTATTACTAGATGTATCTTCTTATGTTGCTCAGTCTATAGGTTGGTATTATGCTCATTTGCTTTGTCATTTGGGAAAACCTGCAGTTCTGCATTCTCGCATAAGAAAATTTTTCAATAAAACTAAACGATCATACATGAAGGGAAATTTCGCTAAGCAATGATTCACACACTAGACTTTACTCAAGCAATCCATACATTAAGAAAATTTACGCTTCAACTGAGATGAATGCCACTTACCAAAACAAGAAATCCGCACACAAGTTCAAGTATTCAAACCAACATTTAATTAGCCATAACATCATTCACATGGTACAAACtccatttcatttcaaaacaAAGATCTACCAACTGGAGATTCAAACACATAAATTACATTAACCCTAACACCGATCATAAACCATAAATTACATACACAGATGCACTCGAAAGCATAAACACTACACTTCCTTCGCACCTAAACACTACATCAATTCATCAAGCAGCAGCCTTCTTAGGCGATTTAGTCGCCTTTGGTGATTTAGGAGCCTTAGCTGCTTCCTTAGCAGCTGCCTTCTCAGACTTCTTAGGCAAAAGCACAGGGTTAATGTTCGGAAGCACTCCGCCATGAGCAATGGTAACACCGGCTAAAAGCTTTCCGAGCTCCTCATCATTCCTAACAGCCAACAGAACATGTCTAGGAATAATTCTGTTCTTCTTGTTATCCCTGGCAGCATTTCCAGCTAACTCCAAAACCTAAACACATCACATTACCGATCAACATGTAATCCAATGCAATGCACATAATTTGCGATAATTAATTACAGATCTAACCAAATTAAGTCATAATTCAACATAACAATACCTAATTGGACTAATTAAGTAATCACGTCAATAAATCTGAACAATAATTAGGTTAATTGACTAAAAACAAACATGCAACAAAAAAGCTCTAAATTATAAAATGTTAGTATACCTCAGCAGCAAGATACTCGAGAACGGCGGCGAGATAGACCGGAGCTCCGGTACCGACACGTTGAGCATACCGGCCTTTCTTCAGGTACCGGCCGATTCTTCCGACCGGAAATTGTAGACCGGCCTTAACGGACCGGGTCACCGACTTCTTCCTTGGACCGCCACCGCCGAACTTTCTCCCGGCGGCTCCTTTCTTCACTTTTCCACCAGTTTCCATTTTTTCCGGCGAGATGTGGATATAGAATTTGTATGTAGAGGTTTGTGTTTGTTGGAGCGTGAAATGAGATGGTGGGTTTATATATAAGGTTGTGTAAGCCAGCATTTGGGTCGATCCGTGTATGATTAATTTTTCACCGTTGGATTTAAATTTAATCTACGGTTGCCTTTGTTTTTGGAACGATCCGTGTACGCTGAAATTAGCGAATGATATGTTGCCGCGTGTACAGAAGCACATTGTGATATTTATGAATTTCTTGCTAAATTATCAGCATTTGTTCTGAACTTCCGATTACTTTAGGGAATTTTTTATTTCTGGAGAAGTTTTTTGATTTTCAGAGCTACTTGGGAAAAAACAATACCACTCCATCTGTTTTGAAATAATTATCGCTTAATTTTTTTCTCATATTTTAGGAGTTTTGACCACCGCCTTTAAAAAATATTAAAGTTTTCTATGAATGAAAGTAttgaattaatttttttattcagaaaaataaaattttaaatatgtGGTCAAAATTCTTTAAAGTGTTTACAAAAAAGTCAAACGTCAATTATTTGAAAACAGAGGGAGTATTGCATGCATAATAACCGCATATATAGAAAAATAAGCTTAGAATAATTTCGTCTTTTATCATTATTTTGCTCTGCAAGTAATAAAATAGTAGTAAAATTGTTGTGAAAGAAAAAGCTTTCCTTACTTTATTTGACAATTACTCATTTTTATAAGtgttttaataaatatttaatcaCCAAAATACCACATTTTCAAAGGACATGTTTCAAAATATCACATTTTCAAAAAATATGGTCTTAACCTATTCATTTGAGTTTCAGATAACGCGACagatttttgaaaaatttataaaCAGATGAGTTCATAGGATTCAACCTTTAAAATCATGCGACTACCGgcaaaaaataaagaaattatcTTTTAGCGCCAAATAATAAACTATAACATTAAccataaaataatatattcatATCGTAAAAGTTGTTTTTTTCTATTAATTCTCTTAAACTATATATAAGGAGTGAGGGGGTCCGAAATAGTGTTCCTCCACCAACATGGGCCTTTTAATTCAATTCTAAAAAAATTTCCCTATTTTTCGTAGCTAACCCCTATTAATACTTtgtaataaaaaattatttttaataatttagcATACTCTAACATCATAGCTACGAAAAATAGGAAAATTATACAAATTATAATCATGTGTCATACAAATTATACATTTTTTGCAACACATGTCACATGAAATATTACTTATATGTGTTAAGGCTGGTATCTCAAATTATTAGTAAATTGATCGAGAAAGAATACAATTTCTATATTGGCACATGTTTACGTTGATTTCTCTTATACGCGTTTCTTTTGAGCAAAGTTTACAAGACTTTCATTTTACCTATTGTATTGTGTAATATGggaactgatatatatatatatatatagtctagTTGTTAATGACGCATTAACAATGGATCAAGTGCTCTAGTTGTTAATGACAGCCAGTCATCTGATAATGAACAAGAAATCCAGACTCCAATTGTTTCAAGCAATGAGCAAAAGAATAAGGAACCATAAAAGCAACTTATTCTTGAACTTCAAGAGGTTGAATTTTATACCTTAAATTAACTGGATGAGTTAGATCGGTTCATGGCTTACTTAGCAATGAAATTCTCtaaagaagccaaagttcttcaaaaataaGGGACAAACATCCAACAAGGACAACAGCCGGAAGGAAAAGGTACAGTATAACTCTGGCAACAAAAATGGCTAAACAACAGGATCTGTTGACAGGTCAAGGATCAAGTGCTTCAATTGTGATTAATTGAGTCattttgctactgaatgcaggaaACCTAAAAAGGTGAAAAAAGACAAGGCCTATCTTCAATTAGAAGCAAAGTATGAGACTTTTCTAAGAAAATAACATGGTAAATCTTATAATGCAtaaggaaaaagttgggatgattttGATAACgatgatgatgaggaagtagGAAACTATACACTAATGGTCTTGGAGcatgttaggagcaattgatgatatcaagcagaaactatcaaaagttcatatcagaagttcatatcagaacttatacatCAACAGATGGAGTTGCCGATAACATCTCCTAATGTTGCAGTCTCACTTTCTCTCTGAGACATGTCACTTctactttcgatcaccattgcttactgccacatatgaagtaAACTCAAACATGACCACTCTATTTTGAATCCAAAATTTTAATCCCTgctcaaaccttcttgctttcttttcatctgtatcaatcTGATCTGGCACAAACCTCGCCAATTCAGGAAACTTGGCCTTATATTCCGcgacagtaagatcaccctgtgTCAGGTTCAAaaacttgatctccatttggttcttcatatacctcgggaaatacttctccataaacagctttgcaaacctctcccaagttacaaactcacctccttccaatgctcgcgtggatttCCACCAATAGTTTGCCTCACCCTTTAGAAAGTAACtggcaaacttggtcttctgtttAGCTCCTTCTACGAACAGTTTATTACGAATATAATAAGAATTAAATAGAAATAAGAGCAGTAGTAGGAAATTAGGCCACTTGGTAGGAATTATACCAGAAGGCCATGTAAACACCATTTTCTACCGGTCATTTCCTACCGTACCCGGTAGGAAATACCTTGTTGAAGACGGTAGAAATAATTTGAAGATGGCAGGAAATAGCTTGAAGATGGTAGTGTTTAGTCTCACCAGTACTTCTTCGTAGTGTTTAGTCCCGTCCCGATGtttcaatattttaaaaaatgtttatgaatggTCCGACCTTATAGATGTCaggatctatatattttagtgatatgatagaaattttagaataaaaaaatatatttggtttgttattttaacggtgaactagtagtttgactactacttcttactagtgtttaatctcataatgatgttttgatttttaaaaaaatgttatgTATAATCCAACCTTAaagatgttaatatatatatatatatatattagtgttatgataaaaaatttagaaaaaaataaaagtatttgatttgttattttaacagtcaactagtagtttgaccagtacttcttaccagtgtttagtctcataccgatgttttagtttttaaaaaaatgtttgtAAATGGTACAACCTTACAATTGtcaatatatatacatttcagttatatgataaaaaaattagaaaaaaaataaatgtatttgatttattattttaacagtcaactagtactttgactagtacttcttactaATGTTAGtcctgaagggtttttagcacataaacgcagcgaaaacgtaaatttaat
The sequence above is drawn from the Apium graveolens cultivar Ventura chromosome 2, ASM990537v1, whole genome shotgun sequence genome and encodes:
- the LOC141708824 gene encoding putative histone H2A.1, encoding METGGKVKKGAAGRKFGGGGPRKKSVTRSVKAGLQFPVGRIGRYLKKGRYAQRVGTGAPVYLAAVLEYLAAEVLELAGNAARDNKKNRIIPRHVLLAVRNDEELGKLLAGVTIAHGGVLPNINPVLLPKKSEKAAAKEAAKAPKSPKATKSPKKAAA